A portion of the Fulvia fulva chromosome 1, complete sequence genome contains these proteins:
- a CDS encoding 60S ribosomal protein L22 — MVAGTAENEFEQKRPTAGGGGLKGAPKKGQKTTKKFIINAQQPTQDRIFDPSAFATFLQQRIKVEGRTGNLGDNITVSNLGDGKIEVVAHQDFSGRYLKYLTKKFLKKQQLRDWLRVVSTSKGEYSLKFFNVVGEGEEEDDE, encoded by the exons ATGGTTGCAGGCACT GCTGAGAATGAGTTTGAACAGAAGAGACCAACTGCCGGCGGCGGCGGCCTGAAGGGCGCTCCAAAGAAGGGCCAGAAGACGACCAAGAAG TTCATCATCAACGCCCAGCAGCCAACCCAGGACCGCATCTTCGACCCCTCTGCTTTCGCCACCTTCCTCCAGCAGCGCATCAAGGTCGAGGGCCGCACCGGTAACCTCGGCGACAACATTACCGTCTCCAACCTCGGCGACGGCAAGATCGAGGTCGTCGCACACCAGGACTTCTCCGGTCGCTACCTCAAGTACCTGACCAAGAAGTTTCTGAAGAAGCAGCAGCTCCGTGACTGGCTCCGTGTGGTCAGCACCAGCAAGGGCGAGTACAGCCTGAAGTTCTTCAACGTCGTTGGTGAGGGCGAGGAGGAGGATGACGAGTGA
- a CDS encoding BRCT-containing protein 1 produces MAEEESFGALFHNVVFTIMPSDDLEDDEKTEVLAALESNGGRYVPLRSSDQQIDELDNITHIISTTIEFPQYALTVERGISTVKPSWVAHSARKSKQASARQHSPDPSQYFHNVVVTCADLPEGDAEAITAGVMALGGQFSHPLTKLVTHVVTMSLDHPKCKAIKDKGHKCKLVLPHWFDDCFRLGKKISERPYEFPDPELLRRNNKPHVKAYPSPDLEGAVSPSPTKVPGGSPPPSPSESRKNLNALMCKDIFLDNDLELSDNLKETINRLIVYAGGVVVSKVDEADIYIGYFRDGANYIAASRAGKEVANLAWLYHVINQNKYTTPLKRLFHYPVPRNGVPGFKDMKISLSNYAGDSRNYIENLIRICGAEYTKTMKQDNTHLVTAHKNGEKCEAASEWNIKVVNHLWLEESYAKCAIQSCTNDKYTTFPTRTNLGEVTGRTGLDMASVEKQFFPKARSPQKKPAEKPSPRKTVPTSNVLAEGVTMQEDDVGVPTTIAEAEEMDVDPAEPMTVKKPRGRTPRSAAATPRVASARENATPAITSTGRASKSKALNSIHDSAEDIALYQKELKRKGGVTHGRERRASVAEMSSPAPATRNSRKRPSEEYEVTAQGSDLSDGETQDSRAKQNKKAKHSVSSTLPPVQYRMMVTGDDRWTNNAKKEAADKAILRGLGVLLTQDPAHVDILVAPKILRTKKFVSALACAPLVVDTSFLEYALSKKKLQDNPPILKDKDNEDRLGFTLSESLKLAKRNKRKLFANWAICVTKDVNGGFDTYKEIISLNGGETMMYQGRQKLSLAKPTNQAGNEFDYVYLVSGKSEAEMKLWKKFRENASSQGVEAKIVSSDWVLNAAMSQKITLSEKWVLDEEDEMGQCEI; encoded by the coding sequence ATGGCGGAGGAGGAGAGCTTCGGCGCGCTGTTCCACAACGTCGTGTTCACCATCATGCCCAGCGATGACCTGGAGGACGACGAGAAGACGGAGGTCTTGGCCGCGTTGGAGAGCAATGGCGGACGCTACGTGCCACTGCGCTCCAGCGACCAGCAGATTGACGAGCTGGACAACATCACGCACATCATCTCGACCACGATCGAGTTTCCACAGTATGCCTTGACCGTCGAGCGGGGCATCAGCACGGTGAAGCCATCCTGGGTGGCGCACAGCGCGAGGAAGAGCAAGCAAGCATCGGCCCGCCAACACAGTCCAGACCCGAGTCAGTACTTTCACAACGTCGTCGTCACTTGTGCCGATCTGCCAGAGGGCGATGCAGAGGCCATCACTGCCGGCGTCATGGCTCTCGGTGGCCAATTCAGCCATCCACTTACCAAGCTGGTCACTCACGTGGTGACCATGAGCCTGGACCATCCCAAGTGCAAGGCCATCAAGGACAAGGGACATAAATGCAAGCTAGTGCTGCCTCACTGGTTCGATGATTGCTTTCGGCTGGGCAAGAAGATCAGCGAGAGACCATACGAGTTCCCCGATCCGGAACTGCTTCGAAGAAACAACAAGCCACATGTCAAGGCATATCCCTCCCCGGACCTCGAAGGCGCGGTGAGCCCATCACCAACGAAGGTTCCAGGTGGCAGCCCGCCGCCCAGCCCGTCTGAGTCTCGCAAGAATCTGAACGCCCTCATGTGCAAGGACATCTTCTTGGACAACGACCTCGAGCTATCTGACAACCTCAAGGAAACGATCAATAGACTAATAGTCTACGCTGGGGGTGTCGTGGTAAGCAAAGTTGACGAGGCGGATATCTACATTGGGTACTTTCGGGACGGTGCCAACTATATCGCTGCTTCTCGTGCTGGCAAGGAAGTCGCGAACCTGGCATGGCTATACCATGTCATCAACCAGAACAAGTACACGACACCTTTGAAGCGCCTATTTCACTACCCAGTGCCACGCAATGGTGTCCCAGGTTTCAAAGACATGAAAATCAGCTTGTCGAACTACGCCGGCGACTCTCGCAACTACATCGAGAACCTCATTCGCATTTGTGGGGCCGAGTATACCAAGACCATGAAGCAGGACAACACCCACCTTGTCACAGCGCACAAGAACGGCGAAAAGTGTGAAGCAGCTTCGGAGTGGAACATCAAGGTGGTCAATCATCTCTGGTTGGAGGAGAGCTACGCCAAATGCGCCATACAATCTTGCACGAACGACAAATATACCACGTTTCCCACAAGAACAAACCTTGGGGAAGTGACCGGTCGAACAGGTCTCGACATGGCCAGTGTCGAAAAGCAATTCTTCCCGAAGGCTAGGTCGCCTCAGAAGAAGCCTGCAGAGAAGCCATCTCCACGCAAGACTGTTCCCACCTCGAATGTGCTCGCAGAAGGGGTAACCATGCAAGAAGATGACGTTGGTGTCCCGACGACCATCGCAGAAGCAGAGGAGATGGACGTCGATCCGGCTGAGCCAATGACTGTGAAGAAGCCGCGAGGCAGGACACCACGCTCTGCTGCCGCCACACCACGTGTGGCGAGCGCTAGGGAAAACGCGACTCCAGCAATCACCAGCACTGGCCGTGCGTCGAAGTCGAAAGCGCTCAACAGCATTCATGACTCTGCAGAAGACATCGCCCTATATCAAAAAGAACTGAAGCGAAAGGGTGGTGTCACGCATGGCAGGGAGCGCCGCGCTAGCGTTGCAGAAATGTCCTCGCCTGCTCCAGCAACGCGGAACTCGCGCAAGCGGCCGAGCGAAGAGTACGAGGTGACAGCCCAGGGCAGTGACCTTAGCGATGGCGAGACTCAAGATTCTCGCGCGAAACAGAACAAGAAAGCCAAGCACTCCGTCTCGTCCACGCTACCACCAGTACAATACCGTATGATGGTGACTGGTGATGACCGCTGGACGAACAACGCGAAGAAGGAGGCCGCCGACAAGGCGATCCTACGCGGGCTCGGTGTTCTGCTGACACAAGATCCTGCTCATGTTGACATACTTGTTGCCCCAAAGATTCTTCGAACGAAGAAGTTTGTGTCGGCGTTGGCTTGTGCGCCTCTCGTTGTGGACACATCCTTCCTGGAATACGCGCTCAGTAAGAAGAAGCTTCAGGACAATCCACCAATACTCAAGGACAAGGACAACGAGGATCGACTCGGATTCACGCTTTCTGAAAGTCTTAAGCTGGCCAAGCGGAACAAGCGCAAGCTGTTCGCAAACTGGGCCATCTGTGTGACGAAAGACGTCAATGGTGGCTTCGACACATACAAGGAGATCATCTCGTTGAACGGCGGCGAGACGATGATGTATCAAGGTCGGCAGAAACTATCACTCGCAAAGCCCACCAACCAAGCAGGCAACGAGTTTGACTACGTCTACTTGGTATCTGGGAAGAGCGAAGCTGAAATGAAGCTGTGGAAGAAATTCCGCGAGAATGCAAGCAGCCAAGGTGTGGAAGCCAAGATCGTGTCCTCCGACTGGGTGTTGAACGCAGCCATGAGCCAGAAGATCACGCTGTCGGAGAAGTGGGTGCTTGACGAGGAAGATGAAATGGGCCAATGCGAAATTTGA